A stretch of Terriglobia bacterium DNA encodes these proteins:
- the glmU gene encoding bifunctional UDP-N-acetylglucosamine diphosphorylase/glucosamine-1-phosphate N-acetyltransferase GlmU: MANRDFSIVILAAGKSTRFKSERSKLIHMLAGRPLGDYIVSAALAAGPETVLMVVGHDAAAVRETLARPGLQFVEQKKQRGTGHALMVARPQLEKCKGPAVVVIVGDVPLLQTQTLRDLVAAHQRARAAASVLTMRPASPGGYGRIVRSGGAAVRAIVEEKICSPAQRKIREVSSGILCFSRTELLRYLDKLSDKNAQKEYLLTDLVSIFNRRRKKVVAFPIADAREVLGVNDRVELAQVERILRLQKAEALMRGGVTIVDPQSTYIDSAVEVGTDTVIEPGVSLLGNTRIGRCCTIRVHSTLADSLLRDRVLVRPNTFVTGCEIGSDVVLGPFAHLRDSAVISDGARIGNFVEVKKSRVGRGTRAWHLTYLGDATLGEQVNIGAGTVTCNYDGEKKNPIEIEDGVFIGSGSMLVAPVKIGKGSYVAAGSTITEDVPEESLAVGRARQVNKAGWVRKHKGKTRESKRQHS; this comes from the coding sequence ATGGCCAATCGGGACTTCTCGATCGTTATCCTCGCCGCAGGTAAATCGACTCGCTTTAAGTCAGAGCGTTCCAAGCTCATCCACATGCTGGCGGGCCGCCCTCTCGGGGACTACATAGTGAGTGCCGCGCTCGCGGCGGGGCCGGAAACGGTCCTGATGGTGGTGGGTCACGATGCGGCTGCAGTTCGTGAAACACTGGCCCGGCCAGGGCTCCAGTTTGTGGAACAGAAGAAGCAGCGAGGGACCGGCCATGCGCTGATGGTGGCGCGTCCTCAACTCGAAAAGTGCAAGGGTCCCGCGGTTGTGGTGATTGTGGGCGACGTGCCGCTTCTGCAGACGCAAACTCTGCGCGACCTGGTTGCCGCCCATCAGAGAGCGCGGGCGGCGGCTTCCGTGCTGACCATGCGTCCCGCGAGTCCAGGCGGATACGGGAGGATTGTCCGGTCTGGCGGCGCCGCCGTACGCGCTATCGTCGAAGAGAAGATTTGCTCTCCCGCCCAGCGCAAAATCAGGGAAGTGAGTTCCGGCATCCTCTGCTTTTCGAGGACTGAATTGCTGAGATACCTCGACAAGCTCTCCGACAAGAACGCGCAAAAAGAATACCTTTTGACGGACCTTGTCAGCATTTTCAACCGGCGGCGTAAAAAGGTTGTGGCGTTTCCCATCGCCGATGCGCGAGAAGTCCTGGGCGTGAATGACCGGGTTGAGCTTGCGCAAGTGGAGCGCATCCTGAGGCTGCAAAAAGCTGAGGCCCTGATGCGTGGCGGGGTTACCATCGTCGATCCACAATCGACGTACATTGATTCCGCCGTGGAAGTTGGGACCGACACGGTGATCGAGCCCGGCGTAAGCCTGCTGGGCAATACGCGAATCGGGAGGTGCTGCACCATCCGGGTGCATTCGACGCTCGCCGATTCCTTATTGCGCGACCGGGTGCTGGTGCGTCCCAATACGTTTGTTACTGGCTGCGAGATTGGTTCAGACGTGGTCCTCGGGCCCTTTGCCCATCTCCGCGACAGCGCGGTGATCAGCGACGGCGCCCGCATCGGCAATTTTGTTGAGGTCAAGAAGTCGCGCGTGGGGCGCGGAACTCGCGCCTGGCATCTCACCTACCTGGGAGACGCCACGCTGGGCGAGCAGGTGAATATCGGCGCCGGGACCGTAACCTGCAACTATGATGGTGAGAAGAAGAACCCGATTGAGATCGAAGATGGGGTATTTATTGGCAGCGGGAGCATGCTGGTCGCGCCCGTCAAGATAGGCAAGGGTTCGTACGTGGCGGCTGGTTCTACCATCACCGAAGACGTTCCGGAGGAATCGCTGGCCGTCGGCAGAGCTCGCCAGGTGAACAAGGCGGGCTGGGTCCGAAAGCACAAAGGCAAAACCCGAGAATCGAAGCGACAGCACAGCTAA